Proteins encoded in a region of the Mycolicibacterium duvalii genome:
- a CDS encoding DNA polymerase domain-containing protein translates to MAAAQHFDVGGIAVPITHPEKVVFGDLGVTKLDLMRYYTAVADGAVRGVADRPMILKRFVKGIDVEAVFQKRAPQKRPDFVDVAELKYASGTSAAEAVLHNAAGLVWAVNLGCVDLNPHPVRADDLEHPDELRVDLDPMPGVGWRQILDVAFVAREVLEDHGLVAWPKTSGSRGFHIYARIHRRWPFKAVRLAAQTIAREVERRAPESATARWWKEERHGVFVDFNQNAKDRTVASAYSVRATPDARVSTPLLWSEVADCRPERFTIATVPQRLESQGDPWEGMDDHPGSLDSLLELAERLGPAEKAPAGARRSANGRRQSSMPLIEIARTKTKDEAMSALRQWQDKYPAASEKLAPADILVDGMRGPSSIWYRIRINLQHVPEDTRPPQEELLADYSPWENYTGAQQAPRD, encoded by the coding sequence ATGGCCGCGGCGCAGCATTTCGACGTCGGCGGCATCGCCGTGCCGATCACCCACCCGGAGAAGGTGGTGTTCGGCGACCTCGGCGTCACCAAGCTGGATCTGATGCGCTACTACACCGCGGTCGCCGACGGCGCCGTGCGCGGGGTGGCCGACCGGCCGATGATCCTGAAACGGTTCGTCAAGGGCATCGACGTCGAGGCGGTGTTCCAGAAGCGCGCGCCCCAGAAGCGACCGGACTTCGTCGACGTCGCCGAGCTGAAGTACGCCTCGGGGACGTCGGCCGCGGAAGCCGTGTTGCACAACGCCGCCGGTCTGGTGTGGGCGGTGAACCTGGGCTGCGTCGACCTCAACCCGCACCCGGTGCGCGCCGACGACCTCGAGCATCCCGACGAACTGCGCGTCGACCTGGACCCGATGCCGGGCGTGGGGTGGCGCCAGATCCTCGACGTGGCGTTCGTGGCCAGAGAGGTGCTGGAGGACCACGGGCTGGTGGCCTGGCCGAAGACGTCGGGGTCGCGGGGCTTCCACATCTACGCGCGGATCCACCGGCGCTGGCCGTTCAAGGCCGTCCGGCTCGCCGCGCAGACCATCGCCCGCGAGGTCGAGCGGCGGGCTCCCGAATCGGCGACCGCGCGATGGTGGAAGGAGGAGCGCCACGGGGTATTCGTCGACTTCAACCAGAACGCGAAGGACCGCACGGTGGCCTCGGCGTACTCGGTGCGCGCCACCCCGGACGCCCGGGTCTCCACGCCGCTGCTGTGGTCGGAGGTCGCCGATTGCCGTCCCGAACGGTTCACCATCGCGACGGTGCCGCAGCGCCTCGAATCACAGGGCGACCCGTGGGAGGGCATGGACGACCACCCCGGGTCGCTGGACTCGTTGCTCGAACTGGCCGAGCGGCTCGGGCCGGCGGAGAAGGCGCCCGCGGGCGCGCGGCGCTCCGCCAACGGGCGACGGCAGTCGTCGATGCCGTTGATCGAGATCGCCCGCACCAAGACCAAGGACGAGGCGATGTCGGCGCTGCGGCAGTGGCAGGACAAGTATCCGGCGGCCTCCGAAAAGTTGGCGCCCGCAGACATTCTCGTCGACGGCATGCGCGGGCCCAGTTCGATCTGGTACCGGATCCGGATCAACCTGCAGCACGTCCCGGAGGACACCCGGCCCCCGCAGGAAGAACTTCTGGCCGACTACAGCCCCTGGGAGAACTACACCGGGGCCCAGCAGGCGCCCCGCGACTGA
- the fadD2 gene encoding long-chain-fatty-acid--CoA ligase FadD2, with product MSKLADLSLQTAAKLQQSVGKYVERGSAELHYARKMFEAGALKLEAPQDMAALLADIRRWGEIGMIPALNARRHPHRTAVIDEDGEMTFGELNDAANAVANGLLAKGVKGGDGVAILARNHRWFLVALYGAARVGARIILLNSEFSGPQIKEVNEREGGKLIIYDDEYTKAVSQAEPELGRLRALGVNPDKDEPSGSTDETLEELIARTNAAPPPKATKHSSIIILTSGTTGTPKGANRSAPPSLAPIGGILSSVPFKAKEVTSLPAPMFHALGFLHATIAMMLGSTLVLRRRFKPANVLADIEKHKVTAIVVVPVMLSRMLDELDKTSPKPDLSSLRIVFVSGSQLGAELATRALKDLGPVVYNLYGSTEVAYAAIAGPQHLSINPATVGPVVKGMKVKILDDNGNELPRGEVGRIFVGNFFPFEGYTGGGHKQIIDGLMSSGDVGYFDDNDLLYVSGRDDEMIVSGGENVFPAEVEDLIGGHPEVVEATALGVEDKEWGARLRAFVVKVEGASITEEDIKVYVRENLARYKVPREVVFLDELPRNPTGKILKRELRDMDVE from the coding sequence ATGTCAAAGCTCGCTGATCTCTCATTGCAGACTGCGGCCAAACTTCAGCAGTCGGTAGGTAAGTACGTCGAGCGCGGTTCCGCCGAGCTGCACTACGCCCGCAAGATGTTCGAGGCAGGCGCCCTCAAACTGGAGGCGCCGCAGGACATGGCCGCGCTGCTGGCCGACATCCGGCGCTGGGGCGAGATCGGGATGATCCCGGCGCTCAACGCGCGTCGTCACCCGCACCGCACCGCCGTGATCGACGAGGACGGCGAGATGACCTTCGGCGAACTCAACGACGCGGCCAACGCGGTCGCCAACGGGCTGCTGGCCAAAGGGGTCAAAGGCGGCGACGGGGTGGCGATTCTGGCACGCAACCACCGGTGGTTCCTGGTCGCGCTCTACGGGGCCGCGCGGGTCGGCGCGCGCATCATCCTTCTCAACAGCGAGTTCTCCGGGCCGCAGATCAAAGAGGTCAACGAGCGCGAGGGCGGCAAGCTGATCATCTATGACGACGAGTACACCAAGGCGGTGTCACAGGCCGAGCCCGAACTCGGGCGGCTGCGCGCCCTCGGCGTGAACCCGGATAAAGACGAGCCGTCGGGCAGCACCGACGAGACCCTCGAGGAACTGATCGCCCGCACCAACGCCGCACCGCCGCCCAAGGCCACCAAGCACTCGTCGATCATCATCCTGACCAGCGGCACCACCGGCACCCCGAAAGGCGCCAACCGCAGTGCCCCGCCGTCGCTGGCGCCGATCGGCGGCATCCTGTCGTCGGTGCCGTTCAAGGCCAAGGAAGTCACCTCGCTGCCGGCGCCGATGTTCCACGCGCTGGGCTTCCTGCACGCGACCATCGCGATGATGCTGGGCAGCACCCTGGTGCTGCGGCGCCGGTTCAAGCCGGCCAACGTGCTGGCCGACATCGAGAAGCACAAGGTCACCGCGATCGTGGTGGTGCCGGTGATGCTCTCGCGCATGCTCGACGAGCTCGACAAGACCAGCCCGAAGCCGGATCTGTCGTCGCTGCGGATCGTGTTCGTGTCGGGCTCACAGCTGGGCGCCGAGCTGGCCACCAGGGCACTGAAGGACCTCGGGCCGGTGGTCTACAACCTGTACGGGTCGACCGAGGTCGCCTATGCCGCGATCGCTGGGCCGCAACACCTTTCGATCAACCCGGCCACCGTCGGGCCGGTGGTCAAGGGCATGAAGGTCAAGATCCTCGACGACAACGGCAACGAGCTGCCGCGCGGCGAGGTGGGTCGCATCTTCGTCGGCAACTTCTTCCCGTTCGAGGGTTACACCGGCGGTGGACACAAGCAGATCATCGACGGGCTGATGTCCTCCGGTGACGTCGGGTACTTCGACGACAACGACCTGCTCTATGTCAGCGGCCGCGACGACGAGATGATCGTCTCCGGTGGCGAGAACGTGTTCCCAGCAGAGGTCGAGGACCTCATCGGCGGCCATCCCGAGGTGGTCGAGGCCACCGCGCTGGGTGTCGAGGACAAGGAGTGGGGCGCCCGGCTGCGGGCGTTCGTGGTGAAGGTCGAGGGCGCGAGCATCACCGAGGAGGACATCAAGGTCTACGTCCGCGAGAACCTGGCCCGCTACAAGGTGCCGCGCGAGGTCGTCTTCCTCGACGAGCTGCCGCGCAACCCCACGGGCAAGATCCTCAAGCGCGAGCTGCGCGACATGGACGTGGAGTAA
- a CDS encoding NCS2 family permease: MNFVDRFFEISARQSTVGTEIRGGVVTFIAMAYIIVLNPIILSGSTDVTGGRLDFAQVSATTALAAGVMTILFGFIARLPFAFAAGLGINSFLATTVVGSLTWAEAMGLVIINGLIIVLLAVTGLRRLVFDAVPMQLKLAITAGIGLFILFIGLVDAGFISSTGVPSPPVGLGGEGAGSIDSVPTLVFVGTLLLTGILVVRKVRGGILIGLAIGTVAAVVIEAVWHLGSAQDNPGGWSLSVPALSGSPFALPDLSLVGAFSLDSFGRIGIVAAVMLIFTLVFANFFDAMGTMTGLSREAGLSDAKGTFPRLRSALIVEGAGAVVGGATSSSSNTVFIESGAGIEEGARTGLANLVTGALFLAAMFVSPLASIVPTEVAAAALVVVGALMASQLRHIELTEFSIALPVVLTVTVMPFSYSIANGIGVGFIAWVVMRTAAGKVREVSPLLWVVAAGFALYFARTPLESVLGV; encoded by the coding sequence ATGAACTTCGTGGACCGATTCTTCGAGATCTCGGCCCGCCAATCCACCGTGGGCACCGAGATCCGCGGCGGCGTCGTCACCTTCATCGCGATGGCCTACATCATCGTGCTGAACCCGATCATCCTGTCCGGTTCGACGGACGTCACCGGGGGCCGGCTGGACTTCGCACAGGTGTCGGCGACCACCGCGCTGGCCGCCGGGGTGATGACCATCCTGTTCGGGTTCATCGCCCGGCTGCCGTTCGCGTTCGCCGCGGGCCTGGGTATCAACTCGTTTCTGGCCACCACCGTCGTCGGGTCACTGACCTGGGCCGAGGCCATGGGCCTGGTGATCATCAACGGCCTGATCATCGTGTTGCTGGCCGTCACCGGTCTGCGCCGGCTGGTCTTCGATGCGGTCCCGATGCAGCTCAAGCTCGCGATCACCGCCGGTATCGGGCTGTTCATCCTGTTCATCGGGCTGGTCGACGCCGGGTTCATCAGTTCCACCGGGGTCCCGTCGCCGCCGGTCGGCCTCGGCGGTGAGGGCGCCGGATCGATCGACTCGGTTCCCACGCTGGTGTTCGTCGGCACGCTGCTGCTCACCGGGATCCTGGTGGTGCGCAAGGTGCGCGGCGGCATCCTGATCGGGCTGGCGATCGGCACCGTCGCCGCCGTCGTCATCGAAGCGGTCTGGCATCTGGGCTCGGCGCAGGACAATCCCGGCGGCTGGAGTCTGTCGGTGCCCGCACTGTCGGGGTCACCGTTCGCACTGCCGGATCTGTCGTTGGTCGGCGCGTTCAGTCTCGACAGCTTCGGCCGCATCGGCATCGTCGCCGCGGTCATGCTGATCTTCACGCTGGTGTTCGCCAACTTCTTCGACGCGATGGGCACCATGACCGGGCTGTCGCGCGAGGCCGGCCTCTCCGACGCGAAGGGCACCTTCCCCCGGTTGCGGTCGGCGCTGATCGTCGAGGGTGCCGGCGCGGTCGTCGGCGGCGCCACGTCGTCGTCGTCCAACACGGTGTTCATCGAGTCCGGGGCCGGCATCGAGGAGGGTGCCCGCACCGGGCTGGCCAACCTGGTCACCGGCGCACTGTTCCTGGCCGCGATGTTCGTCTCGCCGCTGGCGTCGATCGTGCCCACCGAGGTCGCGGCCGCCGCGCTGGTGGTCGTCGGCGCGCTGATGGCCTCGCAGTTGCGCCACATCGAACTGACGGAGTTCTCCATCGCGCTGCCGGTGGTGCTGACGGTGACGGTGATGCCGTTCAGCTACTCGATCGCCAACGGCATCGGGGTCGGCTTCATCGCGTGGGTGGTGATGCGCACCGCGGCCGGCAAGGTGCGGGAGGTCAGCCCGCTGCTGTGGGTGGTCGCCGCCGGCTTCGCGCTGTACTTCGCCCGCACCCCGCTGGAGTCCGTGCTGGGCGTGTAG
- a CDS encoding acyl-CoA dehydrogenase family protein, with translation MRGWRGRRCRVAEREYVFTEEQGALRAAVRKFCTDHVDEAAVRAAMESDPPFDRKVWQRLGAELGVLGLSVPEAAGGVGGTLIDQAVAVEELGAALACGPLFGTVYLAVPALVAASRTSPLLDALVDGSRTAAFAVPDDVAAFDPAAVSVDAARDGQSWSLTGTVERIVDATAADVLLVAATTADGPGLFAVHTDAPEVQRIPLGTLDLTRPQATISLNGASAELIAGPEEAERVITHALQVGAALLAVEQVGAAQHLLDLTTDYARTRLQFGRPIGSFQAVKHRLADDLVAVEHARSTAYHAVWALTDVSDDPALAVSIAQATCSAAFVRVASDTIQVHGGIGFTWEHQAHLYYKRAYTDAALLGSAEQHRARIAELVLDAAPEKDAPRVATGMPS, from the coding sequence ATGCGGGGATGGCGTGGAAGGAGGTGCCGCGTGGCTGAGCGCGAGTACGTATTCACCGAGGAGCAGGGCGCGCTGCGCGCGGCGGTGCGCAAGTTCTGCACCGACCATGTCGACGAGGCCGCGGTGCGCGCGGCCATGGAATCCGACCCGCCGTTCGACCGAAAGGTGTGGCAGCGGCTCGGCGCGGAGCTGGGCGTGCTGGGGCTCTCGGTGCCCGAGGCGGCCGGCGGAGTCGGCGGAACGCTGATCGACCAGGCCGTCGCGGTCGAGGAACTCGGTGCGGCACTGGCCTGCGGACCGCTGTTCGGCACCGTCTATCTGGCCGTTCCGGCGTTGGTGGCGGCGTCCCGGACCAGCCCGCTGCTCGACGCGCTGGTCGACGGAAGCCGCACCGCCGCGTTCGCGGTGCCCGACGACGTCGCCGCGTTCGACCCCGCGGCGGTCAGCGTCGACGCCGCGCGTGACGGCCAGTCCTGGAGCCTGACCGGCACCGTCGAGCGAATCGTCGACGCGACCGCGGCCGACGTGCTGCTGGTCGCCGCCACCACCGCCGACGGTCCCGGCCTGTTCGCCGTGCACACCGATGCGCCTGAGGTGCAACGTATTCCGCTCGGCACCCTGGATCTGACGCGGCCGCAGGCCACCATCTCGCTGAACGGCGCATCAGCAGAACTGATCGCCGGCCCCGAGGAGGCCGAGCGGGTGATCACCCACGCGCTGCAGGTCGGCGCGGCACTGCTGGCCGTCGAACAGGTCGGTGCGGCCCAGCATCTGCTCGACCTGACCACCGACTACGCGAGGACCCGGCTGCAGTTCGGTCGTCCCATCGGCTCCTTCCAGGCCGTCAAGCACCGGTTGGCCGACGATCTGGTGGCCGTCGAGCACGCCAGATCGACGGCCTACCACGCGGTGTGGGCGCTGACCGACGTATCCGACGATCCGGCGCTGGCGGTCAGCATCGCGCAGGCCACGTGCTCGGCGGCCTTCGTTCGAGTTGCGAGCGACACCATCCAGGTCCACGGTGGGATCGGGTTCACCTGGGAACACCAGGCGCACCTGTACTACAAGCGCGCCTACACCGACGCCGCTCTGCTGGGCAGCGCCGAGCAGCACCGTGCACGGATCGCCGAGCTCGTGCTCGACGCCGCGCCGGAGAAGGACGCACCCCGCGTCGCCACCGGGATGCCGAGCTGA
- a CDS encoding acyl-CoA dehydrogenase family protein: protein MGTDADRVTDAARRVIAEHDPKTVPVTQFLGACYDAGLSWVHFPEGFGGLGVSRGLQGIADRILQGAGGPVPLGLNPMGYGMAAPTVREHAQTDDVRRQLLRPLATTEDIWCQLFSEPGAGSDLAGLATSAVLDGDEWIVNGQKVWTSLAHRARWGLLLARTDPDKPKHKGLTYFVIDMHGAGVQTRPLRQLTGHAEFNEVYMTDARIPDAFRLGAVGDGWRVAMTTLMNERSALGGSGSRRGAGTISDAVALWASRPDLHTPVLRDRLTSLWLRSEAQRLTAERSRAAATTTGGPGPEASVGKLVGAELNQHIYEFCMDLLGPEGILYDGYGMGEGDPEDYRGPIQQRFLRSRANTIEGGTSEVIRNILAERVLGLPADLRADAGMAWKEVPRG from the coding sequence ATGGGCACTGATGCCGACCGGGTCACCGACGCCGCACGGCGGGTGATCGCAGAGCACGACCCGAAGACCGTCCCCGTCACGCAGTTCCTCGGCGCCTGTTACGACGCCGGCCTGTCGTGGGTGCATTTTCCCGAAGGCTTCGGCGGTCTGGGGGTCTCCCGCGGACTGCAGGGAATCGCCGACCGCATCCTGCAGGGCGCCGGCGGGCCGGTCCCGCTCGGTCTGAACCCGATGGGCTACGGCATGGCGGCGCCGACGGTGCGGGAACACGCCCAGACCGATGACGTGCGTCGTCAGCTGCTACGGCCGCTGGCCACCACCGAAGACATCTGGTGTCAGCTGTTCTCCGAGCCCGGCGCCGGCTCCGATCTGGCCGGTCTGGCCACCTCCGCGGTCCTCGACGGAGACGAGTGGATCGTCAACGGCCAGAAGGTGTGGACCAGCCTGGCGCACCGGGCCCGATGGGGCCTGCTGCTGGCGCGCACCGATCCCGACAAGCCCAAGCACAAGGGGCTGACCTACTTCGTCATCGACATGCACGGCGCGGGGGTCCAGACCCGACCGCTACGGCAGCTGACCGGGCATGCGGAGTTCAACGAGGTCTACATGACCGACGCGCGGATCCCGGACGCGTTCCGGCTGGGCGCGGTCGGCGACGGCTGGCGCGTCGCGATGACCACGCTGATGAACGAACGCAGCGCGCTCGGCGGCAGCGGCAGCCGACGCGGCGCGGGCACCATCTCCGACGCGGTCGCGTTGTGGGCCTCCCGGCCCGATCTGCACACCCCGGTGTTGCGGGATCGGCTGACGTCGCTGTGGCTGCGCTCCGAGGCGCAACGCCTGACCGCCGAGCGGTCCCGGGCGGCGGCGACCACCACCGGCGGACCAGGCCCCGAGGCTTCCGTCGGCAAGCTCGTCGGCGCCGAACTCAACCAGCACATCTACGAGTTCTGTATGGACCTGCTCGGCCCCGAGGGGATCCTCTACGACGGCTACGGCATGGGCGAGGGTGATCCCGAGGACTACCGCGGGCCCATTCAGCAGCGGTTCCTGCGCAGCCGCGCCAACACCATCGAGGGCGGTACCTCGGAGGTGATTCGCAACATCCTCGCCGAGCGCGTGCTCGGACTGCCTGCCGATCTGCGCGCGGATGCGGGGATGGCGTGGAAGGAGGTGCCGCGTGGCTGA
- a CDS encoding STAS domain-containing protein, translating to MYGNPTFDCGGADIHAHCRQLACVVRISGRLDGSNLDRATAYTRRFILAEKPFVLDLSDVSSFADEAVSLLFVVDDVCAAAGVQWSLVASRPVEQALRDQGIEFDSAGSVPEALNDFADAMVARRQLLPLLTKTA from the coding sequence ATGTACGGCAATCCGACGTTCGACTGTGGTGGTGCCGATATCCACGCGCACTGCCGCCAGCTCGCCTGCGTGGTGCGCATCAGTGGTCGACTCGACGGGTCCAACCTCGACCGGGCCACCGCCTACACCCGGCGGTTCATCCTCGCCGAGAAACCGTTCGTCCTCGATCTCAGTGACGTGAGTTCGTTTGCCGACGAGGCTGTCTCGCTGTTGTTCGTCGTCGACGACGTGTGCGCTGCCGCCGGCGTGCAGTGGTCCCTGGTGGCCAGCCGCCCCGTCGAGCAGGCGCTGCGCGACCAGGGCATCGAGTTCGACTCGGCCGGCTCGGTTCCCGAGGCGCTCAACGACTTCGCCGATGCGATGGTCGCCCGCCGCCAACTGCTTCCCCTGCTCACCAAGACCGCGTAA